One part of the Gymnogyps californianus isolate 813 unplaced genomic scaffold, ASM1813914v2 HiC_scaffold_184, whole genome shotgun sequence genome encodes these proteins:
- the HGS gene encoding hepatocyte growth factor-regulated tyrosine kinase substrate, with protein RQVETSVRSKILYLIQAWAHAFRNEPKYKVVQDTYQIMKVEGHVFPEFKESDAMFAAERAPDWVDAEECHRCRVQFGVVTRKHHCRACGQIFCGKCSSKYSTIPKFGIEKEVRVCEPCYEHLNKKAEGKAAATSELPPEYLTSPLSQQSQLPPKRDETALQEEEELQLAIALSQSEAEEKERMRQKTTYSMYPKAEPTPVTSSAPPVSTLYSPPVNSSAPLAEDIEPELARYLNRNYWEKKQEEVRKSPTPSAPLSLTEPAAQPGEGHPAPLGVVEQQYQNGESEENHEQFLKALQNAVTTFVNRMKSNHMRGRSITNDSAVLSLFQSINNMHPQLLELLNQLDERRLYYEGLQDKLAQIRDARGALNALREEHREKLRRAAEEAERQRQIQLAQKLEIMRQKKQEYLEMQRQLAIQRLQEQEKERQMRLEQQKQTIQMRAQMPAFSLPYAQLQAMPAASGVIYQPSGPTSFPGTFSPAGSVEGSPMHSVYMNQAAQGGTGPYTAMPVTGTDPSLVNAYMYQPGAGSGQAAQQGQAVPTTTPAYSSYQPTPTQGYQSAASQSQSIPAISQAPQSGAMGYMGSQSVSMGYQPYGMQGLMSALPGQEAALSSLPAQQSYLPGQQPLYQQMAPAGGPPQQQQPQPAPAPVQQPQGSGEAQLISFD; from the exons AGGCAAGTGGAGACAAGTGTCCGCAGTAAGATCCTGTACCTTATCCAGGCCTGGGCTCACGCCTTCCGCAATGAGCCCAAGTACAAGGTGGTGCAGGACACCTATCAGATAATGAAGGTTGAAG GTCACGTGTTCCCGGAGTTCAAAGAGAGCGATGCCATGTTCGCTGCAGAAAGG GCTCCAGACTGGGTCGATGCTGAGGAGTGTCACAGATGTCGAGTGCAGTTTGGCGTTGTGACACGGAAG CATCATTGCAGGGCCTGCGGGCAGATCTTCTGCGGCAAATGCTCCTCCAAGTATTCCACCATCCCCAAGTTTGGGATTGAGAAGGAAGTGAGAGTCTGCGAGCCCTGTTATGAGCATCTCAACAA GAAAGCTGAGGGTAAAGCTGCTGCCACCTCCGAACTGCCGCCCGAGTACCTGACCAGCCCCCTCTCTCAGCAGTCCCAG CTGCCTCCAAAGCGTGACGAGACggctctgcaagaggaggaggagctccAGCTAGCTATTGCCTTGTCTCAGTCAGAGGCcgaggagaaggagagaatg aggcagaaaacaaCCTACTCCATGTACCCGAAGGCTGAGCCCACACCCGTCACGTCGTCAGCTCCCCCGGTCAGCACGCTCTATTCCCCACCCGTG AATTCCTCTGCTCCCTTGGCTGAGGACATTGAGCCGGAG CTGGCTCGGTACCTGAACCGCAACTACTGGGAGAAGAAACAAGAGGAAGTTCGCAAGAGCCCCACGCCGTCAGCACCTCTGTCCCTCACAGAGCCAGCTGCTCAGCCTGGGGAAGGCCACCCTGCCCCGCTCGGTGTTGTTGAG cagcagtACCAGAATGGCGAGTCTGAGGAGAACCACGAGCAGTTCCTGAAGGCGCTGCAGAATGCAGTCACCACGTTTGTCAACCGCATGAAGAGCAACCACATGCGGGGCCGCAGCATCACCAATGACTCTGCCGTATTGTCCCTCTTCCAGTCCATCAACAACATGCAcccccagctgctggagctgctcaaCCAGCTGGACGAGCGCAGGC tgTACTACGAAGGCCTGCAGGACAAACTGGCCCAGATCCGGGATGCGCGTGGGGCTCTGAACGCGCTGCGGGAGGAGCATCGGGAGAAGCTGCGCCGTGCAGCGGAGGAGGCAGAGCGCCAGCGCCAGATCCAGCTGGCCCAGAAGCTGGAGATCATGAGGCAGAAGAAGCAG GAGTACCTGGAGATGCAGCGCCAGTTGGCCATCCAGCgactgcaggagcaggagaaggagaggcagaTGCGCCTGGAACAGCAGAAGCAGACCATCCAGATGAGAGCCCAGATGCCAGCCTTCTCGCTGCCTTATGCCCAA CTCCAGGCCATGCCCGCAGCCAGTGGAGTGATCTACCAGCCCTCTGGGCCCACCAGCTTCCCTGGCACCTTCAGCCCGGCCGGCTCCGTGGAAGGCTCTCCCATGCACAGCGTATACATGAACCAGGCAGCACAAGGGGGCACGGGGCCGTACACCGCGATGCCCGTCACAGGGACAG ATCCCAGCTTGGTGAACGCCTACATGTACCAGCCgggggcaggcagcgggcaggcgGCTCAGCAGGGGCAGGCAGTGCCCACCACCACCCCGGCGTACTCGTCCTACCAGCCAACTCCAACGCAGGGCTACCAG aGCGCAGCCTCGCAGTCGCAGAGCATCCCGGCCATCTCTCAGGCCCCCCAGTCGGGCGCCATGGGCTACATGGGCAGCCAGTCGGTCTCCATGGGGTACCAGCCCTACGGCATGCAG GGCCTCATGTCCGCCCTGCCGGGCCAGGAAGCCGCGCTGAGCAGCCTGCCGGCCCAGCAGTCCTACCTGCCCGGGCAGCAGCCCCTCTACCAACAG ATGGCACCTGCTGGGGGGCCCCCCCAGCAGCAACAACCCCAGCCGGCGCCCGCCCCCgtgcagcagccccagggcagcGGCGAGGCCCAGCTCATCTCCTTTGACTGA
- the MRPL12 gene encoding 39S ribosomal protein L12, mitochondrial: MLPAARALPPRLPRRPPPAWRWGATGPPAAGLRALGTGRARRSEALAGAPLDTAAKEYSPKVRQLVRDIAGLTLLEVADLNALLKETLKIPDVGVMPAAASLLPSQAAPQEEEDVPLKKEKTHFTVRLTELKPADKVKLIKEVKNFVPGVNLVQAKKLVESLPQEIKANASKEEAEKIKAALEAAGGTVVLE; the protein is encoded by the exons ATgctgcccgccgcccgcgcgctgccgccgcgcctgccccgccgcccgccgcccgcctgGCGCTGGGGCGCGaccgggccgcccgccgccggcctgCGGGCGCTGGGCACGGGCCGCGCGCGGCGCTCGGAGGCGCTGGCCGGGGCGCCGCTGGACACGGCCGCCAAGGAGTACTCGCCCAAGGTGCGGCAGCTGGTGCGGGACATCGCGGGGCTGACGCTGCTGGAGGTGGCCGACCTCAACGCGCTCCTCAAG GAGACGCTGAAGATCCCGGACGTGGGGGTGATGCCGGcggctgcctccctcctgccctcccaggCGGCTCCGCAG gaggaggaggacgtcCCGCTCAAGAAAGAGAAGACGCATTTCACCGTCCGGCTGACGGAGCTGAAACCTGCTGACAAGGTGAAGCTGATCAAGGAGGTGAAGAACTTCGTGCCGGGAGTGAACCTCGTGCAg GCAAAGAAGCTGGTGGAGTCCCTTCCGCAGGAGATCAAGGCTAACGCCTCcaaggaggaagcagagaagatcAAAGCGGcgctggaggcagcaggagggactGTGGTTCTGGAATAG
- the SLC25A10 gene encoding mitochondrial dicarboxylate carrier: protein MAERRVSRWYFGGLASCGAACCTHPLDLLKVHLQTQQEVKMRMMGMAMRVIRTDGFLALYNGLSASLCRQMTYSLTRFAIYETARDRLGQGSQGPPPFYQKVLLGAVGGFTGGFVGTPADMVNVRMQNDVKQPPPLRRNYSHALDGMYRVLREEGLKKLFSGATMASSRGALVTIGQLSCYDQAKQLVLATGLLSDNIFTHFLASFIAGGCATFLCQPLDVLKTRLMNSQGEYRGVIHCAMETAKLGPLAFYKGFVPAAIRLVPHTVLTFVFLEQLRKYFGIKVIT, encoded by the exons ATGGCGGAGCGGCGCGTGTCGCGCTGGTATTTCGGCGGGCTCGCCTCGTGCGGCGCCGCTTGCTGCACCCACCCGCTCGACCTGCTCAAg GTCCACCTGCAGACGCAGCAGGAGGTGAAGATGCGGATGATGGGGATGGCGATGCGTGTGATCCGCACCGATGGCTTCCTGGCTCTCTACAATGGGCTCAGCGCCTCGCTCTGCCGGCAG aTGACGTATTCCTTGACTCGCTTTGCCATCTATGAGACCGCGAGGGACCGCTTGGGCCAGGGCAGCCAGGGGCCTCCCCCCTTCTACCAGAAAGTGCTGCTGGGTGCAGTGGGAG GTTTCACTGGCGGGTTCGTGGGGACCCCGGCAGACATGGTGAACGTCAG GATGCAGAACGACGTGAAGCAGCCGCCCCCGCTGCGGCGCAA CTATTCCCATGCCTTGGACGGCATGTACCGCGTCCTCCGGGAAG AGGGCTTGAAGAAACTCTTCTCGGGAGCTACGATGGCATCCAGCCGAGGGGCCCTAGTCACCATTGGGCAG ctctcctgTTATGACCAGGCCAAGCAGCTGGTTCTCGCGACTGGGTTGCTGTCAGACAACATCTTCACTCACTTCCTGGCCAGCTTCATCGCT GGCGGATGTGCCACATTCCTGTGCCAGCCCCTGGACGTGCTCAAGACCCGCCTCATGAACTCCCAGGGCGAGTACCGG GGTGTTATCCACTGTGCCATGGAAACTGCCAAGCTCGGCCCCCTCGCCTTCTACAAG GGCTTCGTTCCTGCTGCCATCCGGCTCGTTCCTCACACCGTCCTCACCTTTGTCTTCCTGGAACAGCTGCGCAAATATTTTGGGATCAAAGTGATCACCTGA